One segment of Coffea arabica cultivar ET-39 chromosome 7c, Coffea Arabica ET-39 HiFi, whole genome shotgun sequence DNA contains the following:
- the LOC113699303 gene encoding paired amphipathic helix protein Sin3-like 2 isoform X4, with amino-acid sequence MKRLRDDAFVNPQFKRPFGSSRGESYGQPQVPGGSGGGGGSGSGGGGGGGGGGTSQKLTTNDALTYLKEVKDMFQDQREKYDMFLDVMKDFKAQRIDTAGVIARVKELFKGHPNLILGFNTFLPKGYEITLNDEEEAPPKRTVEFEEAISFVNKIKKRFQSDDHVYKSFLDILNMYRKEHKGINEVYQEVAALFEDHPDLLDEFTRFLPDSSAAASAPHTSFGRHSFHRYDERSSAVATLRQSQMEKQRFRRDRIVSPHGERDLSVERPDTDDDKTMVRLHKEQKKRAERENRERRNRDQDYREPDNENNGDISMHRLTEKRKSARKVEDFGGNTVSASYDDKDSLKTMYSQEFSFCEKVKERLRNPDDYQAFLKCLHIYSTEIITRKELQSLVADLLGKYPDLMEGFNEFLERCEKIDGFLGVMSKKSLWNEGHGSKTLKLEERDKEHKRDMDMGKEKDRYKEKYWGKSIQELDLSNCQRCTPSYRLLPEDYPIPSASQRSELGAQVLNDHWVSVTSGSEDYSFKHMRRNQYEESLFRCEDDRFELDMLLESVSSTAKRAEELLNGINDNSIGADSPIRIEDYFTALNLRCIERLYGDHGLDVMDILRKNPSLALPVILTRLKQKQEEWTKCRSDFNKVWAEIYAKNHYKSLDHRSFYFKQQDSKNLSTKSLVAEIKEVKEKKQKEDDVLLSIAAGSRHPIVPNLEFEYTDTEIHEDLYKLIKYSCEEVCSTKEQLSKVMRLWTSFLEVMLGVPSRPNASEVTEDDVLSKRRATKGTGTSVVESDGSPSADATTMNSKQSKPTCNGDADTSPARINSGRTSFTNADTMAKEDGLTVASDERLTSSDAAVATGADVAHGRINLEITSGRGATSSRPINGGGVEDSHGAKSNVGDILSSEGGDASRLLALANGGFAEGSRHNSFNKDSVDPSKNEKEEGELSPNGDFEEDNFVAYRESSSQVIPNANHGDENMQYPNGVGEEISCQDAAGENDADADDEDSENVSEAGEDVSGSESAADECSREENEEEEDGEHDEIDGKGESEGEAEGVGEAHFVGGDGASMPMSERFLLNSKPLTKHVPSALSDTGKANSRIFYGNDTFYVLFRLHQVLYERLLSAKQNSTSSELKWRNSKDTDTDPYARFMSALYSLLDGSADNAKFEDDCRSIIGNQSYVLFTLDKLMYKLVKQLQTVSSDELDNKLLQLYEYEKSRKPEKFVDSVYYENSHVLLYEENIYRFECTSSPTRLSIQLMDDGNEKSEVVAVSIDPNFAAYLYNDYLSVGQGKKESSAVMLKRNKRKFAEIDEDSAFCKAMETVRVWNGLECKMSSNSSKNLAGEWCPGKDSSKAVVRL; translated from the exons ATGAAGCGCTTAAGGGACGACGCTTTTGTGAACCCTCAATTTAAGCGGCCATTTGGTTCCTCTCGGGGAGAATC CTATGGGCAGCCGCAAGTTCCTGGAGGCAGTGGAGGAGGAGGTGGCAGCGGCAgcggtggaggtggaggtggaggtggaggtggtaCTTCACAAAAGCTCACCACAAATGATGCCTTAACCTATTTGAAGGAAGTTAAGGATATGTTTCAAGATCAGAGAGAGAAGTATGACATGTTCCTTGATGTGATGAAAGATTTTAAGGCTCAAAG AATTGACACAGCTGGTGTTATAGCAAGGGTTAAAGAGCTATTTAAAGGACATCCCAACTTGATACTTGGTTTCAATACCTTCTTGCCAAAGGGTTATGAAATTACTTTGAATGATGAAGAAGAGGCCCCACCAAAGAGAACAGTTGAATTTGAAGAGGCTATAAGCTTTGTTAACAAGATAAAG AAACGTTTTCAAAGTGACGATCATGTCTATAAATCTTTTCTAGACATCTTGAATATGTATCGGAAAGAACACAAGGGCATTAATGAGGTCTACCAGGAG GTGGCAGCACTTTTTGAAGACCACCCAGATTTGCTGGATGAGTTCACTAGATTTTTGCCTGATTCTTCGGCTGCTGCATCAGCACCTCATACTTCTTTTGGCCGACATTCTTTTCATCGCTATGATGAGAGGAGCTCTGCTGTGGCTACTTTGCGACAATCACAGATGGAAAAG CAACGTTTCCGTCGGGATAGAATTGTTAGTCCCCATGGTGAACGCGATCTTAGTGTAGAGCGTCCTGATACCGATGATGACAAAACTATGGTGAGATTGCATAAGGAGCAGAAGAAGCGTGCTGAAAGGGAGAACAGGGAAAGGAGAAACCGTGATCAGGATTACAGGGAACCTGATAATGAAAATAATGGGGACATAAGCATGCATCGTCttactgaaaaaagaaaatctgcTCGGAAGGTTGAAGATTTTGGCGGCAATACAGTTTCAGCCTCTTATGATGATAAAGACTCCCTAAAGA CCATGTATAGCCAAGAATTCTCTTTCTGTGAAAAAGTTAAGGAGAGGTTACGCAACCCTGATGATTACCAGGCATTTTTGAAGTGTCTTCACATTTATAGCACAGAAATAATTACAAGGAAGGAGTTACAGAGTTTG GTTGCTGATCTACTTGGAAAATATCCTGATCTTATGGAggggttcaatgaatttttggaACGCTGTGAAAAAATTG ATGGATTTCTTGGTGTCATGAGCAAAA AATCTTTGTGGAATGAGGGACACGGTTCGAAAACACTCAAGTTGGAGGAAAGAGACAAGGAACATAAACGTGACATGGAtatgggaaaagaaaaggataggTACAAGGAGAAGTATTGGGGAAAATCCATTCAGGAACTTGACCTCTCAAATTGTCAAAGATGCACTCCAAGTTACCGGCTTCTTCCTGAGGAT TATCCAATCCCTTCAGCAAGCCAGAGGTCTGAGCTTGGGGCCCAAGTTTTAAACGACCATTGGGTATCTGTGACATCGGGAAGTGAGGATTACTCTTTCAAACACATGCGCCGAAACCAGTACGAAGAAAGTCTGTTCAGATGTGAAGATGATAG ATTTGAGCTAGATATGTTGCTGGAGTCAGTCAGCTCAACAGCTAAGCGTGCCGAGGAGTTGTTGAACGGCATCAATGATAATTCAATAGGTGCAGATAGTCCAATCAGAATTGAAGACTACTTTACAG CCCTCAATTTAAGATGCATTGAACGCCTTTATGGTGATCATGGTTTGGATGTGATGGACATTTTGCGAAAAAATCCATCTCTTGCATTGCCTGTTATATTGACCCGCCTAAAGCAGAAGCAAGAGGAGTGGACTAAGTGTCGTTCAGATTTTAACAAAGTTTGGGCTGAAATTTATGCCAAGAACCATTACAAGTCGCTTGACCACCGTAGCTTCTATTTCAAGCAACAAGATTCAAAGAACTTGAGCACCAAAT CCTTGGTGGCGGAGATTAAAGAAGTTaaggagaaaaagcaaaaagaggATGATGTGCTTCTTTCTATCGCTGCTGGAAGTAGACATCCTATAGTTCCAAATCTTGAATTTGAATATACTGATACTGAAATTCATGAAGACTTGTATAAACTAATTAAATATTCATGTGAAGAGGTTTGCTCAACAAAAGAACAATTAAGTAAGGTTATGAGGCTTTGGACTTCCTTCCTTGAGGTAATGTTGGGTGTTCCTTCTCGGCCTAATGCTTCGGAGGTTACTGAAGATGATGTACTGTCCAAGCGTCGTGCTACCAAAGGCACTGGGACAAGTGTAGTAGAAAGTGATGGAAGCCCAAGTGCTGATGCTACTACCATGAATTCTAAGCAGTCAAAACCCACCTGCAATGGAGATGCAGACACTTCACCTGCACGTATTAATTCTGGCAGGACTAGCTTCACAAATGCAGATACGATGGCCAAAGAAGATGGATTAACAGTGGCTTCTGATGAGCGGTTAACTAGTTCTGATGCTGCAGTTGCTACAGGAGCAGATGTAGCTCATGGAAGAATCAACTTGGAAATAACTTCAG GGCGTGGTGCAACTTCTTCACGACCTATTAATGGGGGAGGAGTTGAGGATAGTCATGGGGCAAAGTCAAATGTTGGAGATATTCTATCATCAGAG GGCGGTGATGCTTCAAGACTGCTGGCATTGGCAAATGGAGGGTTTGCAGAGGGGTCTAGACATAACAGTTTCAACAAGGATTCGGTTGATCCATCCAAAAATGAGAAAGAGGAGGGGGAGTTATCACCTAATGGTGATTTTGAAGAGGATAATTTTGTTGCATATCGGGAAAGTAGCTCACAAGTCATTCCTAATGCTAATCATGGTGACGAAAACATGCAATATCCAAATGGAGTGGGCGAGGAGATCTCTTGTCAGGATGCTGCTGGTGAAAATGATGCAGATGCTGATGATGAAGACAGTGAAAATGTTTCTGAAGCTGGTGAAGATGTTTCTGGCAGTGAGTCTGCAGCTGATGAATGCTCACGTGAAGAGAAcgaggaagaggaagatggaGAACATGATGAGATTGATGGCAAAGGTGAGAGTGAAGGTGAGGCAGAAGGTGTGGGTGAAGCACACTTTGTTGGTGGAGATGGTGCATCAATGCCAATGTCTGAGCGCTTTCTTCTTAACTCTAAGCCTCTCACAAAGCATGTGCCCTCAGCATTAAGTGATACTGGAAAGGCGAATTCACGGATCTTTTATGGAAATGATACTTTCTACGTGCTTTTTCGGCTTCATCAA GTACTGTATGAAAGATTATTATCAGCTAAGCAGAACTCTACATCATCTGAACTGAAATGGAGAAATTCAAAGGATACTGATACTGATCCGTATGCCAG ATTTATGAGTGCGTTATATAGTTTGCTTGATGGATCTGCTGACAATGCTAAGTTTGAGGATGATTGCCGGTCAATAATTGGGAACCAATCATATGTGTTATTTACCTTGGACAAGTTAATGTATAAGTTGGTCAAGCAG CTTCAGACTGTTTCAAGTGATGAATTGGACAACAAGCTGCTTCAGCTGTATGAGTATGAAAAGTCtcggaaaccagaaaaatttgtTGATTCAGTGTATTATGAGAATTCGCATGTCCTTTTGTATGAGGAGAATATTTATCGGTTTGAATGT ACATCTTCTCCAACCCGTTTGTCCATCCAACTGATGGATGATGGAAATGAGAAGTCTGAGGTGGTTGCCGTTTCCATAGATCCAAATTTTGCAGCCTATCTGTACAATGATTATCTGTCAGTTGGCCAGGGAAAAAAGGAGTCATCTGCTGTTATGCTCAAGAG GAATAAGCGTAAATTTGCTGAGATTGATGAGGACTCTGCTTTTTGCAAGGCCATGGAAACTGTCCGAGTGTGGAATGGCTTGGAGTGTAAGATGTCTTCCAACTCGTCAAAG AACTTGGCTGGCGAATGGTGTCCGGGCAAAGACTCAAGTAAAGCAGTCGTCCGTTTGTAA
- the LOC113699303 gene encoding paired amphipathic helix protein Sin3-like 2 isoform X3 has translation MKRLRDDAFVNPQFKRPFGSSRGESYGQPQVPGGSGGGGGSGSGGGGGGGGGGTSQKLTTNDALTYLKEVKDMFQDQREKYDMFLDVMKDFKAQRIDTAGVIARVKELFKGHPNLILGFNTFLPKGYEITLNDEEEAPPKRTVEFEEAISFVNKIKKRFQSDDHVYKSFLDILNMYRKEHKGINEVYQEVAALFEDHPDLLDEFTRFLPDSSAAASAPHTSFGRHSFHRYDERSSAVATLRQSQMEKQRFRRDRIVSPHGERDLSVERPDTDDDKTMVRLHKEQKKRAERENRERRNRDQDYREPDNENNGDISMHRLTEKRKSARKVEDFGGNTVSASYDDKDSLKTMYSQEFSFCEKVKERLRNPDDYQAFLKCLHIYSTEIITRKELQSLVADLLGKYPDLMEGFNEFLERCEKIDGFLGVMSKTESLWNEGHGSKTLKLEERDKEHKRDMDMGKEKDRYKEKYWGKSIQELDLSNCQRCTPSYRLLPEDYPIPSASQRSELGAQVLNDHWVSVTSGSEDYSFKHMRRNQYEESLFRCEDDRFELDMLLESVSSTAKRAEELLNGINDNSIGADSPIRIEDYFTALNLRCIERLYGDHGLDVMDILRKNPSLALPVILTRLKQKQEEWTKCRSDFNKVWAEIYAKNHYKSLDHRSFYFKQQDSKNLSTKSLVAEIKEVKEKKQKEDDVLLSIAAGSRHPIVPNLEFEYTDTEIHEDLYKLIKYSCEEVCSTKEQLSKVMRLWTSFLEVMLGVPSRPNASEVTEDDVLSKRRATKGTGTSVVESDGSPSADATTMNSKQSKPTCNGDADTSPARINSGRTSFTNADTMAKEDGLTVASDERLTSSDAAVATGADVAHGRINLEITSGRGATSSRPINGGGVEDSHGAKSNVGDILSSEGGDASRLLALANGGFAEGSRHNSFNKDSVDPSKNEKEEGELSPNGDFEEDNFVAYRESSSQVIPNANHGDENMQYPNGVGEEISCQDAAGENDADADDEDSENVSEAGEDVSGSESAADECSREENEEEEDGEHDEIDGKGESEGEAEGVGEAHFVGGDGASMPMSERFLLNSKPLTKHVPSALSDTGKANSRIFYGNDTFYVLFRLHQVLYERLLSAKQNSTSSELKWRNSKDTDTDPYARFMSALYSLLDGSADNAKFEDDCRSIIGNQSYVLFTLDKLMYKLVKQLQTVSSDELDNKLLQLYEYEKSRKPEKFVDSVYYENSHVLLYEENIYRFECTSSPTRLSIQLMDDGNEKSEVVAVSIDPNFAAYLYNDYLSVGQGKKESSAVMLKRNKRKFAEIDEDSAFCKAMETVRVWNGLECKMSSNSSKNLAGEWCPGKDSSKAVVRL, from the exons ATGAAGCGCTTAAGGGACGACGCTTTTGTGAACCCTCAATTTAAGCGGCCATTTGGTTCCTCTCGGGGAGAATC CTATGGGCAGCCGCAAGTTCCTGGAGGCAGTGGAGGAGGAGGTGGCAGCGGCAgcggtggaggtggaggtggaggtggaggtggtaCTTCACAAAAGCTCACCACAAATGATGCCTTAACCTATTTGAAGGAAGTTAAGGATATGTTTCAAGATCAGAGAGAGAAGTATGACATGTTCCTTGATGTGATGAAAGATTTTAAGGCTCAAAG AATTGACACAGCTGGTGTTATAGCAAGGGTTAAAGAGCTATTTAAAGGACATCCCAACTTGATACTTGGTTTCAATACCTTCTTGCCAAAGGGTTATGAAATTACTTTGAATGATGAAGAAGAGGCCCCACCAAAGAGAACAGTTGAATTTGAAGAGGCTATAAGCTTTGTTAACAAGATAAAG AAACGTTTTCAAAGTGACGATCATGTCTATAAATCTTTTCTAGACATCTTGAATATGTATCGGAAAGAACACAAGGGCATTAATGAGGTCTACCAGGAG GTGGCAGCACTTTTTGAAGACCACCCAGATTTGCTGGATGAGTTCACTAGATTTTTGCCTGATTCTTCGGCTGCTGCATCAGCACCTCATACTTCTTTTGGCCGACATTCTTTTCATCGCTATGATGAGAGGAGCTCTGCTGTGGCTACTTTGCGACAATCACAGATGGAAAAG CAACGTTTCCGTCGGGATAGAATTGTTAGTCCCCATGGTGAACGCGATCTTAGTGTAGAGCGTCCTGATACCGATGATGACAAAACTATGGTGAGATTGCATAAGGAGCAGAAGAAGCGTGCTGAAAGGGAGAACAGGGAAAGGAGAAACCGTGATCAGGATTACAGGGAACCTGATAATGAAAATAATGGGGACATAAGCATGCATCGTCttactgaaaaaagaaaatctgcTCGGAAGGTTGAAGATTTTGGCGGCAATACAGTTTCAGCCTCTTATGATGATAAAGACTCCCTAAAGA CCATGTATAGCCAAGAATTCTCTTTCTGTGAAAAAGTTAAGGAGAGGTTACGCAACCCTGATGATTACCAGGCATTTTTGAAGTGTCTTCACATTTATAGCACAGAAATAATTACAAGGAAGGAGTTACAGAGTTTG GTTGCTGATCTACTTGGAAAATATCCTGATCTTATGGAggggttcaatgaatttttggaACGCTGTGAAAAAATTG ATGGATTTCTTGGTGTCATGAGCAAAA CAGAATCTTTGTGGAATGAGGGACACGGTTCGAAAACACTCAAGTTGGAGGAAAGAGACAAGGAACATAAACGTGACATGGAtatgggaaaagaaaaggataggTACAAGGAGAAGTATTGGGGAAAATCCATTCAGGAACTTGACCTCTCAAATTGTCAAAGATGCACTCCAAGTTACCGGCTTCTTCCTGAGGAT TATCCAATCCCTTCAGCAAGCCAGAGGTCTGAGCTTGGGGCCCAAGTTTTAAACGACCATTGGGTATCTGTGACATCGGGAAGTGAGGATTACTCTTTCAAACACATGCGCCGAAACCAGTACGAAGAAAGTCTGTTCAGATGTGAAGATGATAG ATTTGAGCTAGATATGTTGCTGGAGTCAGTCAGCTCAACAGCTAAGCGTGCCGAGGAGTTGTTGAACGGCATCAATGATAATTCAATAGGTGCAGATAGTCCAATCAGAATTGAAGACTACTTTACAG CCCTCAATTTAAGATGCATTGAACGCCTTTATGGTGATCATGGTTTGGATGTGATGGACATTTTGCGAAAAAATCCATCTCTTGCATTGCCTGTTATATTGACCCGCCTAAAGCAGAAGCAAGAGGAGTGGACTAAGTGTCGTTCAGATTTTAACAAAGTTTGGGCTGAAATTTATGCCAAGAACCATTACAAGTCGCTTGACCACCGTAGCTTCTATTTCAAGCAACAAGATTCAAAGAACTTGAGCACCAAAT CCTTGGTGGCGGAGATTAAAGAAGTTaaggagaaaaagcaaaaagaggATGATGTGCTTCTTTCTATCGCTGCTGGAAGTAGACATCCTATAGTTCCAAATCTTGAATTTGAATATACTGATACTGAAATTCATGAAGACTTGTATAAACTAATTAAATATTCATGTGAAGAGGTTTGCTCAACAAAAGAACAATTAAGTAAGGTTATGAGGCTTTGGACTTCCTTCCTTGAGGTAATGTTGGGTGTTCCTTCTCGGCCTAATGCTTCGGAGGTTACTGAAGATGATGTACTGTCCAAGCGTCGTGCTACCAAAGGCACTGGGACAAGTGTAGTAGAAAGTGATGGAAGCCCAAGTGCTGATGCTACTACCATGAATTCTAAGCAGTCAAAACCCACCTGCAATGGAGATGCAGACACTTCACCTGCACGTATTAATTCTGGCAGGACTAGCTTCACAAATGCAGATACGATGGCCAAAGAAGATGGATTAACAGTGGCTTCTGATGAGCGGTTAACTAGTTCTGATGCTGCAGTTGCTACAGGAGCAGATGTAGCTCATGGAAGAATCAACTTGGAAATAACTTCAG GGCGTGGTGCAACTTCTTCACGACCTATTAATGGGGGAGGAGTTGAGGATAGTCATGGGGCAAAGTCAAATGTTGGAGATATTCTATCATCAGAG GGCGGTGATGCTTCAAGACTGCTGGCATTGGCAAATGGAGGGTTTGCAGAGGGGTCTAGACATAACAGTTTCAACAAGGATTCGGTTGATCCATCCAAAAATGAGAAAGAGGAGGGGGAGTTATCACCTAATGGTGATTTTGAAGAGGATAATTTTGTTGCATATCGGGAAAGTAGCTCACAAGTCATTCCTAATGCTAATCATGGTGACGAAAACATGCAATATCCAAATGGAGTGGGCGAGGAGATCTCTTGTCAGGATGCTGCTGGTGAAAATGATGCAGATGCTGATGATGAAGACAGTGAAAATGTTTCTGAAGCTGGTGAAGATGTTTCTGGCAGTGAGTCTGCAGCTGATGAATGCTCACGTGAAGAGAAcgaggaagaggaagatggaGAACATGATGAGATTGATGGCAAAGGTGAGAGTGAAGGTGAGGCAGAAGGTGTGGGTGAAGCACACTTTGTTGGTGGAGATGGTGCATCAATGCCAATGTCTGAGCGCTTTCTTCTTAACTCTAAGCCTCTCACAAAGCATGTGCCCTCAGCATTAAGTGATACTGGAAAGGCGAATTCACGGATCTTTTATGGAAATGATACTTTCTACGTGCTTTTTCGGCTTCATCAA GTACTGTATGAAAGATTATTATCAGCTAAGCAGAACTCTACATCATCTGAACTGAAATGGAGAAATTCAAAGGATACTGATACTGATCCGTATGCCAG ATTTATGAGTGCGTTATATAGTTTGCTTGATGGATCTGCTGACAATGCTAAGTTTGAGGATGATTGCCGGTCAATAATTGGGAACCAATCATATGTGTTATTTACCTTGGACAAGTTAATGTATAAGTTGGTCAAGCAG CTTCAGACTGTTTCAAGTGATGAATTGGACAACAAGCTGCTTCAGCTGTATGAGTATGAAAAGTCtcggaaaccagaaaaatttgtTGATTCAGTGTATTATGAGAATTCGCATGTCCTTTTGTATGAGGAGAATATTTATCGGTTTGAATGT ACATCTTCTCCAACCCGTTTGTCCATCCAACTGATGGATGATGGAAATGAGAAGTCTGAGGTGGTTGCCGTTTCCATAGATCCAAATTTTGCAGCCTATCTGTACAATGATTATCTGTCAGTTGGCCAGGGAAAAAAGGAGTCATCTGCTGTTATGCTCAAGAG GAATAAGCGTAAATTTGCTGAGATTGATGAGGACTCTGCTTTTTGCAAGGCCATGGAAACTGTCCGAGTGTGGAATGGCTTGGAGTGTAAGATGTCTTCCAACTCGTCAAAG AACTTGGCTGGCGAATGGTGTCCGGGCAAAGACTCAAGTAAAGCAGTCGTCCGTTTGTAA